The following coding sequences lie in one Arachis ipaensis cultivar K30076 chromosome B03, Araip1.1, whole genome shotgun sequence genomic window:
- the LOC107634543 gene encoding uncharacterized protein LOC107634543 codes for MMRKVFGCLKRRISPKKLAKVEPLKVTEAVYRDELTNKKQQPPKKKTMVKKTVRFADAEPTILGEEKCISEDNEWRREKGEGNQGIRVKVKMTKEEAFRLLSKCNNNGGVLEFKDVARELVSVPTSRVCVVSPLLPQ; via the coding sequence ATGATGAGGAAGGTGTTTGGTTGTCTTAAAAGGAGAATATCACCTAAGAAATTAGCAAAAGTAGAGCCACTGAAAGTGACAGAAGCTGTGTACAGAGATGAGTTAACGAATAAGAAGCAGCAACCGCCAAAGAAGAAGACAATGGTGAAGAAAACTGTGCGGTTTGCGGATGCAGAACCTACCATTTTGGGAGAAGAAAAGTGCATTAGTGAAGATAATGAATGGAGGAGGGAAAAGGGAGAAGGGAATCAAGGGATAAGAGTGAAGGTAAAGATGACAAAGGAAGAAGCGTTTCGATTGCTATCAAAATGCAATAATAATGGAGGAGTTCTTGAATTCAAGGATGTTGCACGTGAACTTGTGTCCGTCCCAACGAGCCGAGTTTGCGTTGTGTCCCCCTTATTGCCCCAATAA
- the LOC107633388 gene encoding uncharacterized protein LOC107633388, with protein sequence MQTQTYKTGVSNNFKIIFNSWNIRGLRRDGKLRMVKDLKNKHRIHMLGLTETKRQIVTRFDIARVWGQDSPGWEYVGSDDMSGGLLLIWDEAVFKLNNCYKVERWLCVEGEILKNSFNCVFVLVYDAHDRDEEIKVWEELSYIVGLCQVLCCFMGDFNEIVDVEERRGTTGLTRSTEDFKFWIQDMNLVDLPLTDRKFTWF encoded by the coding sequence ATGCAGACCCAAACATACAAAACAGGTGTGTCAAACAACTTTAAAATTATCTTCAATTCATGGAATATTAGGGGGTTAAGGCGAGATGGGAAGTTGAGAATGGTGAAGGATCTAAAGAATAAACATAGGATACATATGTTAGGTTTGACTGAAACTAAAAGGCAGATAGTGACGAGATTTGACATTGCAAGAGTATGGGGACAAGATAGTCCAGGTTGGGAATATGTAGGTTCTGATGATATGTCTGGTGGACTATTGTTAATTTGGGATGAGGCGGTGTTTAAACTGAATAATTGCTATAAGGTAGAGAGGTGGTTGTGTGTTGAAGGAGAGATTTTAAAAAATAGTTTCAACTGTGTGTTTGTTTTGGTCTATGATGCACATGATAGAGATGAGGAGATTAAGGTGTGGGAGGAGTTGAGTTATATAGTGGGGTTATGTCAAGTTCTCTGCTGTTTTATGGGAGACTTTAATGAAATAGTAGATGTAGAGGAAAGGAGAGGTACCACTGGGTTAACACGATCTACGGAAGATTTTAAGTTTTGGATACAGGACATGAACTTAGTGGATTTGCCACTCACTGACCGGAAGTTTACATGGTTTTGA
- the LOC107633390 gene encoding uncharacterized protein LOC107633390: MVKEEWRGLGELQFTDKLKALTRPLGRWHKANFGKMDKKIIKFEEEIKRIDDMVSNGVYDGTLEARRKALVKCCERWYVRKEVHSKQMSRSQHVNDMDRNTRYFHNIASARRRNNRIDTLVINGRLVRNQDRIKIAIREFYKDLYHQEDSPIMGFKDGLVVQIGEEDAMALEVLPSAEEIREAVWDCESSKAPGCDGYNMNFIKRCWNDVGSEFMAAVMGFFQTTRLPADANITWVALTPKFIGAKEIKDLRPISMVGCV; encoded by the coding sequence ATGGTTAAAGAGGAATGGAGAGGATTGGGGGAACTACAGTTCACAGATAAATTGAAGGCTCTGACAAGACCGTTGGGAAGATGGCATAAGGCAAATTTTGGTAAAATGGACAAGAAGATTATaaagtttgaggaagagatcaAGAGGATTGATGATATGGTTAGCAATGGAGTATATGATGGAACACTGGAGGCTAGAAGAAAGGCGCTGGTTAAGTGCTGTGAGCGATGGTATGTGAGAAAAGAAGTACATTCGAAGCAAATGTCGCGGTCTCAGCACGTGAATGATATGGACAGAAATACAAGATACTTCCACAATATAGCTTCAGCAAGAAGGCGGAATAATAGAATTGATACTCTGGTCATCAATGGCAGGCTGGTTAGGAATCAGGATAGAATAAAGATTGCTATCAGAGAGTTTTACAAGGATTTATATCATCAGGAAGACTCTCCTATTATGGGATTCAAAGATGGTCTGGTGGTTCAAATAGGCGAGGAAGATGCTATGGCTCTAGAAGTGCTGCCGTCGGCTGAGGAGATCAGAGAGGCTGTATGGGACTGTGAGTCATCCAAGGCACCAGGGTGTGACGGATACAACATGAACTTCATCAAGAGATGTTGGAATGACGTTGGATCTGAGTTCATGGCTGCAGTGATGGGGTTTTTCCAGACAACCAGGCTACCGGCAGATGCTAATATCACTTGGGTGGCGCTGACACCTAAATTCATAGGTGCGAAGGAGATTAAAGACTTGCGACCTATTAGTATGGTGGGGTGTGTCTAA